In a single window of the Panthera leo isolate Ple1 chromosome A1, P.leo_Ple1_pat1.1, whole genome shotgun sequence genome:
- the NKX2-5 gene encoding LOW QUALITY PROTEIN: homeobox protein Nkx-2.5 (The sequence of the model RefSeq protein was modified relative to this genomic sequence to represent the inferred CDS: inserted 1 base in 1 codon) codes for MFPSPALTPTPFSVKDILNLEQQQRSLAAGELSARLEATLAPASCMLAAFKPEAYAGPEAAAPALPELRAELGPAPSPAKCAPAXPGAPAFYPRAYGDPDPAKDPRADKKELCSLQKAVELEKPEADGSERPRARRRRKPRVLFSQAQVYELERRFKQQRYLSAPERDQLASVLKLTSTQVKIWFQNRRYKCKRQRQDQTLELVGLPPPPPPPARRIAVPVLVRDGKPCLGDSAPYAPAYGVGLNAYGYNAYPAYPGYGSAACNPGYSCAAAYPAGPPPAQSATAATNNNFVNFSVGDLNAVQSPGIPQGNSGVSTLHGIRAW; via the exons ATGTTCCCCAGCCCTGCGCTCACGCCCACGCCGTTCTCGGTCAAAGACATCCTGAACCTGGAGCAGCAGCAGCGCAGTCTGGCTGCCGGGGAGCTCTCCGCGCGCCTGGAGGCCACCCTGGCGCCCGCCTCCTGCATGCTGGCCGCCTTCAAGCCCGAGGCCTACGCGGGGCCGGAGGCCGCGGCGCCCGCCCTCCCGGAGCTGCGCGCCGAGCTGGGCCCCGCGCCCTCGCCCGCCAAGTGTGCGCCTG TTCCGGGAGCCCCCGCCTTCTATCCGCGTGCCTATGGCGACCCCGACCCTGCCAAGGATCCTCGAGCAGATAAGAAAG AGCTGTGCTCGCTGCAGAAGGCGGTGGAGCTGGAGAAGCCGGAGGCCGACGGCTCCGAACGACCCAGGGCGCGGCGGCGGAGGAAGCCGCGCGTGCTCTTCTCACAGGCGCAGGTCTACGAGCTGGAGCGGCGCTTCAAGCAGCAGCGGTACCTGTCCGCGCCTGAGCGCGACCAGCTGGCCAGCGTGCTGAAGCTCACGTCCACGCAGGTCAAGATCTGGTTCCAGAACCGGCGCTACAAATGCAAGCGGCAGCGGCAGGACCAGACTCTGGAGCTGGTGGGgctgcccccgccgccgccgccgccggcccgcAGGATCGCGGTGCCAGTGCTGGTGCGCGATGGCAAGCCGTGCCTAGGGGACTCGGCGCCCTACGCGCCGGCTTACGGCGTGGGCCTCAACGCCTACGGCTATAACGCCTACCCCGCCTACCCGGGTTACGGTAGCGCGGCCTGCAACCCTGGCTACAGCTGCGCCGCTGCTTACCCGGCCGGGCCGCCCCCGGCGCAGTCGGCCACGGCCGCCACCAACAACAACTTCGTGAACTTCAGCGTCGGGGACTTGAACGCGGTGCAGAGCCCCGGGATTCCGCAGGGCAACTCGGGAGTGTCCACGCTGCACGGTATCCGAGCCTGGTAG